Part of the Arsenicicoccus sp. oral taxon 190 genome, AGGCCTCGGCGAGCACCTGGCCGTCCTCGGTCACGAGGAGCAGCCGCACGTGCCGGCGCCCCACGTCGATGCCGGCGGCCACCGAGCGGTGGTGCTCGGCCAGCGAGACCTCGACCGCGCGGCGGCCGTTGGCGGTGGTGGTGCCGGTGACGACCTGCCCGTCCTCGGCGAGCATCCGGACCAGGTTGGACACGGTGGCCGGGGACAGGCCGGTGGCGCGCGCCAGGCTGGCCTGGGTGCTGGGGCCGCGGAAGCGCAGCGCCCCCACCAGGCGCTCGGTGTTGGCGCGCCGCAGCGCGCTCGGCGACCCGGACCCGCGGCGGGCAGCCCGACGGGAAGCGTCCTCGACGACCATGGGCCCACTGTCCTCGGCGGACCGCATGCCGTCAAGAGATGAAGGCAAGGTGTGACCCGTGTGACATTCCGCCTCTCCGGGTCGTCCCCCGGTCAGGCGTGCGCGTCGCCCGCAACCACGGTGCCGCGCAGCACCACGACGCGGGGGAAGGCCAGCACGTCCAGCACCTCGCGGGGGTCCTCGTCGTAGACGCACAGGTCGGCCGGCGCGCCCTCCTCGAGACCCGGGCGCCCGAGCCAGCGGCGGGCGCCCCAGGTGATCGACTCCAGCACGGCGGCGGCCGGCATACCGGCCTGGCGCAGCTCACGCGCCTCGGACCCGACGAGGCCGTGGGGCAGGGAGCCGCCGGCGTCGGTGCCGACGTAGATCGGGACGCCGGCCTCCCAGGCCGCGCGCACGGTCTCGTGGCGCCGGGCGTGCAGGTCGAGCATGTGGCGGTGGTAGTCCGGGAACTTCGCGCGGGCGGGCTCGGCGATCTGGGGGAAGGTCGCGATGTTGACCAGGGTCGGCACGATGGCGATGCCCTGACGCGCGAAGTCGTCCACGACCTCGTCGCGCAGGCCGGTGGCGTGCTCCACGCAGTCGATGCCGGCGGCCGCCAGCTGGGGCAGCACCTCCTCCCCGAAGCAGTGCGCCGTGACGCGAGCCCCCTCCTCGTGGGCGGCGGCGATCGCGGCGGTCACCGCCTCCTGCGGCCAGCAGGGGGCGAGGTCGCCGGTCGAGCGGTCGATCCAGTCCCCGACGAGCTTGACCCAGCCGTCCCCCCGGCGCGCCTGGGTGCGCACCGCCGCCACGAGCTGGTCCGGCTCCACCTCGTCGGCGTAGTTGCGGATGTAGCGCCGGGTGCGGGCGATGTGGCGCCCGGCCCGGACCACCACGGGCAGGTCCTCACGGTCGTCGACCCAGCGGGTGTCCGACGGCGACCCCGCGTCGCGGATCAGCAGCGTGCCCGCAGCGCGGTCGGCGGTGATCTGCTGCTCGGCGGTCTCGGCATCGACCGGACCGCGCTGGTCCAGACCCACGTGGCAGTGGGCGTCGACCAGGCCCGGCAGCACCCACCCCGCGACCGTGGTGCACTCCCCCGCCGGTGGCGTGAAGGTGATCCGTCCGTCGACGACCCACAGCTCGTCGCGGACGTCGTCGGGGCCGACGAGGACAGGACCGGTGAGGTGCAGCGGCGCAGGGCTCATGGGCCGACCCTATCGGCCCTGGCAGCCGGGTGCCGAGGCTACCGACAGTGATCGCATCCTCGCCGCCGATGTCACGCGCAGCAGTGGTCGCGTGACGGCGCGAAGTTGTTGGCGCCCGACGCGGTAGAGCCGTCACCAATGCACCCGTCCCCGCCCTGACCAGCGACAACTCTGATGGAGCCCGCTTCGCCGCCCCCGGCGAACCACCCCCGCAGCATAGGCAGCCCCCATGTCCAGCACCCTCGCGTCGCCGAGCCCCGTGACCACCGACCGTGTCGTCACGGCCGACCCGGTCGACCTGGTCGACCCGGTCTCCCCGGTCGTCGCGCCGCACCCCGCGACCCCGAGCAGCGCGCCGCAGCTCGGCCGGGTGCACGTCCTGGTCCCGGCGCACAACGAGGAGGCCGGCATCCGGACCACCTTGCTGGCCCTGCGCGACCAGACCTACCAGCCGCACACCGTGACCGTGATCGCGGACAACTGCCCCGACGCGACCGTCGAGATCGCCCGCGCGATGGGCGTGACCGTCGTGGAGACCGTGGGCAACACCGACAAGAAGGCCGGCGCCCTCAACCAGGTGCTGGACACGCTCCTGCCGACCCTCGGCGAGGAGGACCTCGTCTTCGTCCAGGACGCCGACTCGGCCCTGGAGGCCCACTTCCTGGAGAACGCTGCAGGCTACCTGACCCGGCACACCCACCTCGGGGCCGTCGGCGGCACGTTCCGCGCCCAGCCGGCGGTGCAGCGCGAGCGCGACCGTCGCCGCGAGCCGGCTGCGGACCGACTGAGCCGTATGGCGTGGAACGCCAACTCCCGCTTCCTGCAGCACCTGCAGGACAACGAGTACGCCCGCTACGCCCGCGACGTCCGTCGGCTCGACGGCAAGTGCCTCGTCGTCACCGGCACCGCCGCGATGTTCCGCGCCACGATGCTGCAGGAGCTGAGCCGGGCCCGCCTCGACAGGCGGCTGCCGCAGGGCGACGGCCGCGGCGGCATCTACGACCCGCGCGTGCTGACCGAGGACAACGAGCTGTCCTTCGCGATCATGCACCTGGGCTACGAGCTGCTGGCGCCGCCCAACTGCCTGCTCACCACCGAGGCCATGGCCACCTGGCGCGAGCTGTGGCAGCAGCGGCTCCGGTGGAAGCGCGGCGCGGTGGAGAACTGCGTGCAGTCGGCATTACCCGGGTGACCCGGCCCTACTGGGGACGGCAGCTCCTGACCATGCTCGGCGTGGTCATCACCGCCCTCTACCTCGCGGACGTCGCCCTGACGCTCGCGCTCGGGCACTTCATGCTTCAGCCGATCTGGCTGGGGATCACCGCGATCTTCTGCCTCGAGCGGTTCGTCACGGTGCGCGACAAGGGGATCCGGCAGCAGCTGCTCTCCGCCACGATGTACGAGCTCCCCTTCGACTTCTTCCTCCAGGCAACCCACGCGAAGGCCTACGCAGACGCCTTGGCACGTACCGAAAGGACATGGTGACCCCATGTACAACAACCCCGCGACCCCCGTCTTCGCCGCCGGCGTCGGTGGCGGTCTGACCTACGCCGGTTTCGACAACCTCTACCTCGCCATGGGCGCGTTCGCGATGGTCGCGGCGTTCTCCGCGGTGAAGCGGATGGCCCCGGTCTACCGCGGCAAGGCCGCGCGCGCCCGGGCCGCGATGCTCCGCGAGACGGTCTGAGGCTGCGCCGCGACCGGGGTCTGCGAGGACGGCCGCGGGCGGCATACGGCAATCTCTGTCACTGAGAGTAATTTTGATGACTTTGCGTAACATGGGGTCATGCCCCCTGACGCCCGCAGCCCCCTCGCGCGTCGTTCACTGCTCGCTCTCGTGGCCCTCGCCACCGGAGCCGTCGTGACCTCCCCCGCCTCGCTCCCCGCCGCAGCCGGAGACCCGGTCTCGGGGGTCGGTGCCGCCACGCGGCCGGCCGCCGTCGTGACCGCGCCGCTCGCCCTCGGCGCCTACAGCCAGGGCATGGACCGCGACCCGCGGGTGCTGGACCGGACCGCGGCCGCCGTGGGCCGTCCGATGGCGATCGCCTCGGTCTTCCGGGGGCGCGGCGACGACCCCTACTGGCCCTACCCCAGCGACCGGGCCATGGGCGCGACCCGCACCCTGCTGGTCGCGTGGTCCCTGGAGGACTACGGCAGCTATGCCTACTGGGCGAGCGGCCGGGGCGACGCGGTGCTGCGGGCCAAGGCCCGGGACCTTCGGGCCTACGGCCGCCCCGTCGTGCTGCGGCCGTGGGCCGAGATGAATGCCGACTGGGTCGCCCACCAGCCCACCACCGGCCCCGCCAAGAGCCGCGGCGGCACCCCGGCGGAGTTCAAGGCCGCCTGGCGTCGCGCGGTGACGATCTTCCGGCAGGAGCGGGCCACCAATGTCCGCTGGGCCTTCAACCCCACCACCGACACCTACGCCGGCACGACGGACGTCCGGGCCATCTACCCCGGGGACGACGTCGTCGACATCCTCGGTCTGGACGGCTACAACTGGGGCACGACCCGGACGGCCAACCTCGGCTGGCGCAGCTTCCACGACGTCTACGCGACGCAGTACACCCGCCTCGTGACGCTCGCCCCCCGCAAGCCCGTCTGGATCTGCGAGATCTCCTCCGCCGACCCGGCAGCGGCCGGCGTCTCCCGGACGACCGTGACCGCCCCACGCGGCCAGAGCAAGGCCACGTGGTGGCAGGACGCTTTCACGCGGCTGCGGTACGGCTACCGCAACGTGCAGGCGGTGGTGCTCTTCGACGTGGACAAGGAGCGCAACTGGCGGGTCGGCAGCTCGCCCGCTGCCACGACCGGCCTGCGCACCGCCGTCGCCACCCCGATCCTCAAGCTGCGCTCGCCCTGACGGGCCGCCGGCCCGACGCCTGCTGCCGACGCCCGAGACCGCGCACGAAGCCCGGCCGGCAGGCTCAGCGGCCGAGGAACGAGTCGAAGCCCTTGGGCAGCTGCGACATGTCCACGTCGCCGGCGCCGGTCCCGTCGCCGAAGGCGGAGCCGAAGGAGCTGCCCCGAGCGGCCTGCGCCTTCTCGGCCGCGGCGCGCTCCTGCTCGGCCCGCTTGGCGGGGTTGCCGGACTTGCCCTTCTTGCGCTGCGGCGCCTGCTTGCCCTTCTTGCCGCCGCCCGGCAGCCCGGGCATGCCGCCGCCGCGACGCATCTGCTTCATCATCTTCTGCGCCTCGCCGAAGCGCTCCAGCAGCGAGTTGACCTCCGACACCTGGACCCCGGAGCCCCGGGCGATGCGGGCGCGCCGCGAGCCGTTGATCTGCTTGGGGTGGGTGCGCTCGAAGGGCGTCATGGAGCGGACCATCGCCTCGACCCGGTCGAACTCCCGCTCGTCCAGGGCGTTGATGGCGTCCCGCATCTGGTTCATGCCCGGCATCATCCCGAGCATGGACTTGAGGTTGCCCATCTTCTTGATGGCGGCCATCTGCTGCAGGAAGTCGTCGAAGGTGAAGTCCTCCTCCGCCATGAACTTCCGGGCCATCTCGTCGGCCTGACGGCGGTCGAAGGCCTTCTCGGCCTGCTCGATCAGGGTGAGCACGTCACCCATGTCGAGGATGCGGCTCGCCATCCGGTCGGGGTGGAAGACCTCGAAGTCCTTCACGCCCTCGCCGGTCGAGGCGAACATGATCGGCCGGCCCGTGCTCTGGGCCACGGACAGCGCGGCGCCACCGCGGGCGTCGCCGTCGAGCTTGGACAGCACGACGCCGGTGAAGGCGACCCCGCGCTGGAAGGCCTCGGCCGTCTCCACGGCGGCCTGCCCGATCATCGCGTCGATGACGAAGAGCACCTCGTCGGGGCTGATCGCGGCGCGGATGTCGGCGGCCTGCTGCATCAGCGCCTCGTCGATGGCGAGACGGCCGGCGGTGTCCACGATGACGACGTCCCGCTGCTGCCGCTGCGCCTCGGCGACGCCGCCCCGGGCCACGGCGATCGGGTCGCCATACCCCGTCGTGCCGAGGCCGGTCTCGATGGCCGCGTCGTATCCGGAGACGTTGCCGCGCTCGGGGGCGTAGACGGGGATCCCGGCGCGCTCGCCGACGACCTGCAGCTGGGTGACGGCGTTGGGGCGCTGCAGGTCGGCCGCGACCAGCATCGGGGTGTGGCCCTGCTCCTTGAGCCAGTGACCCAGCTTGCCGGCCAGGGTGGTCTTGCCCGAGCCCTGCAGGCCGGCGAGCATGATGACCGTCGGCGGCTGCTTGGCGAACTCGATCCTGCGCGTCTGGCCGCCGAGGATCTCGACGAGCTCCTCGTTGACGATCTTGACGACCTGCTGCGCCGGGTTGAGCGCCTCGTGCACCTCGGCACCGAGCGCCCGCTCGCGGACCGCGGCGGTGAAGTGCCGCACGACCGGCAGCGCCACGTCGGCGTCCAGCAGGGCCACGCGGATGTCGCGGATCGTCGAGTTGACGTCGGACTCGGTGATCCGGCCCTTGCTGCGCAGGTGGCGGAAGGTGTCGGTCAGGCGATCAGACAGGCTGGTGAACACCGGACAAGTCTAAGGGCGACGGCTCGCCCGGCCGACACGACGCGGGACCGGGCGAGCCCTGGCACCAGGGTCAGCGCCCGTCGCAGGCGTCCATCAGGACCGAGACCGCCCGCGCCACCAGCGGCGGCGTCAGGGCACCGCCGCCGGGGGTGGTGAGGTAGAAGGTGTCGAGCGTCTGCCCGGCATACGTCGCGACGTGGGCGGACCGCACGGACACCTCGATCCGTGCGAGCGCCCGGCCCAGGTCGTGCAGCAGCCCGAAGCCGTCGGACGCGCGGACCTCGAGCACCGTGGCGCCGGTCCCGCCGCCCGGCACCACGAGCACCCGGGCCTGGTCGGGGGCGGCCGCGCCGGCCCGGGAGGCGCCCGTGAGCGTGCGCCGCCGGGCTCGCTGGTCGAGGGCGAGCAGCGGCGTCCGGTCCCCCGCGGCCAGGCGCACGAGACCCCGGGTCAGGGCGTCGACGTCGACGGGGTCGTGCGCGGTGTCGTCGGCGGGCGCCGTGACCCGCCACTCGTCGTGGGCGACGCCGTCGACGGTGCGGATCAGCGCGGTCCGCACCTCCAGCCCCTGCACGGCGAGCAGCCCCGCGATGTCGGCGAAGAGCCCGACGCGGTCCGGGCACACGACCGTGACCGCGGCCCCGGTCTGGTCGGGGCGGGCCGTCACGAGCGGCGCGTCGACGTCGGCCGGCACCGGCTCGGGGGCGTGGTCCGTGGCGGTGGTCGCCGAGGAGACCGGCGTACGGGGTGCGCCCTCCAGCCGGGAGCGCGCCTGCGCAGTCAGCTGGTCCACGAGCGTGGCCCGCCACGGGGTCCAGGCCTTCTCACCGGCAGCCCGCGCGTCGGCCACCGTGAGGGCCTGCAGCAGCGCGAGGGTGTCAGGGTCGTGGTCGACGGCGTCCAGCAGCGCCGTCACGGTGGCCGGGTCGCCCGGGTCGCGCCGGGTCGCGAGCTCCACCAGGGTGAGGTGCCGGCGCACCAGCGTGACGACGCGGTCCCGCTCGCCCGGCGGGTAGCCCCACCGCTCCAGCACCGCTCGGGCGCGCACCGCGCCGGCCTCGCTGTGGTCACCGGCCCCGGCGACCTTGCCCAGGTCGTGCAGCAGCGCCGCGACCACCAGCAAGTCGGGACGGGCGACGTCGCGGACCAGCGTGGCCGCCTCGACGGCCGCCCCGAGGCTGTGCCGGTCCACGGTGTGACGGTGGATCCCGTTGCGCTGCGGTCGGCTTCGCACCGCGTCCCACTCCGGGAGCCAGCGCGACACCAGGCCGACCTGGTCGAGGTCCTCCCAGGTGCCGACGAGGCCCGGGCCGCTGGCGAGCAGGTCGCCGAGCAGCTCGCGGGCCGGTTGCGGCCAGGGGGTCGGCAGCGCGGGGCAGCGGTCGGCGAGGTTGGCGGCCGTGGCGGGGGCGAGCGGCAGCTGCGCCCGCGCCGCGACCACCGCCGCCCGCAGCGGCAGGAGCGGGTCGCGGGTCGGTTCGACGCGCGGACCGAGGACGACCTCGCCGTCGTGGGCGTGCAGCCCGTGCCCGAGGGGCGTGAGCACCGGCCGCCGGGCCCGCACCCGCAGCGTGCGGGCGCGTTGCGCCTGACCGGCCCGGCGCAGCGCGGCGTCGAGACCGTGGGCGACCGCGCGGCCGGCCGTGGCGACGTCGGCGAGCAGGGCGTCGCTGTCGCTCTCGCCCAGCAGGGCGGCGACCGCGTCCTGGTCGGGCAGGGTGAGCCGGGTGCGACCCCGGCCGGTGACCACGTGCAGCGCGTCGCGCACGTCCAGCAGGCTCTCGTATGCCGTCACCACCCGCCCGCGGGGTCCCTCGGCCAGCCAGGCCATCGCCAGCGCCCGCAGCACCGTCAGGTCCCGCAGCCCGCCACGGGCCTCCTTGAGGTCGGGGTCGAGGCTCTGCGCGAGGTCCCCGAATCTCTCGTGCCGGGCGTGCACCGACTCGACCAGCTCGGGCAGCCGGCGCCGGGCGTTGGCGCGCCAGTCGTGGGCGAGCGCCGCCCGCACCGACGTCACCACCTCGGCGTCGCCCGCGATGCCGCGCAGGTCGAGCAGCCCGACGGCGGCGACGAGGTCGCCGGAGGCGGTCTGGCGGCACTGGGCGAGCGAGCGCACCGCGTGGTCCAGCCCGAGCCCGCTGTCCCAGAGGGGGTACCAGAGCCGGTCGGCGAGGGCGGCGAGAGCGCCGGCCGCGACCCGGCCCTCGTGCAGCAGCACCAGGTCCAGGTCGGACAGCGGCCCGCCGTCTCCCCGGGCCAGGCTGCCCGTGGCGGCGAGGGCCACCCCGGGCAGGGCCCGTCCGCGCGTGGCCTCCTGCCACAGCTGCTGCAGCGAGGCGTCGGTGAGGGAGCTGACCGCGGCCCGGCGGACCGGTCCGACCCCGCGCGCCAGGTGCCGGCGGGTGCCGGCCAGGCTGAGGCGGCGGTCCCGCAGCGCGGACGGCGCGACGGTCGTCCGCGCGTCGATCGGCGCCTGCGGATCGGCGGTCACAGCGCGTCGACCCCGCGCTCGCCGGTGCGGACCCGGACGACGTCCTCGACGGGGACGGACCACACCTTGCCGTCGCCGATGCGGCCCGTCGCGGCCTGGCGGACGATGAGGTCCATGACGTCGCGCGCGTCGCGGTCGTCGACCAGCAGCTCGAGGCGCAGCTTGGGGACGAAGTCGACGGTGTACTCCGCGCCCCGGTAGACCTCCGAGTGGCCTCGCTGGCGGCCGTAGCCGCTGGCCTCGCTGACCGTCATCCCCGCCAGGCCGAAGGCCTCCAGGGCCTCCTTGACCGGGTCGAGCATGTGGGGCTTGATGATGGCGGTGATGAGCTTCATGCGTTCACGTCCTTGGAGGTGGGCACGCCCTGGCCCCAGTGCGAGGTCGCACCGATGGCGTCGGCGAGCGGGCCGGCCGTGCCGGGGCGGCGGCCGATGGCGATCGGGGTGAGGTCGTAGCCGGTCTCGGCGTGCTCGGCCTGGTCCACGCCCTCGAGCTCCGCCTCGTCGGAGATCCGGAAGCCCATGGTGACGTGCACCAGAGCACCGATGGCGAGACTGACCACGAGGGAGTAGCAGAGCACGGCGAGCGCACCGACGGCCTGGCGCCACAGCTGGTCCAGCCCCCCGCCGTAGAAGAGACCGTTGACGGTGTTGGCCGGGACCGCGTCAGTGGCGAAGAGGCCCACGGCCAGGGTGCCCACGAGACCGCCGACCAGGTGGACGCCCACGACGTCGAGGGAGTCGTCGAAGCCGAGCCGGAACTTCAGGCCGACGGCGAAGGCGCACACGATGCCGGCCACGAAGCCGATGATGATCCCGCCCACCGGGCTGACCGTCGAGCAGGCGGGGGTGATGGCGACCAGGCCCGCGACGACCCCGGAGGCGGCGCCGAGCGAGGTGGCGTGCCCGTCCCGGAGGCGCTCGGTGACCAGCCAGCCGCACATGGCGGCGGCGGTGGCGCCGAGGGTGTTGATCCAGGCGATGCCGGCGAGGGGACCTGCGCCCAGCGCCGAGCCCGCGTTGAAGCCGAACCAGCCGAACCACAGCAGCCCCGCGCCCAGCATGACCAGCGTCAGGTTGTGGGGCCGCATCGGGTCCTTGCCGAAGCCGCGCCGCTTGCCGAGGACCAGCGCCAGGGCGAGCGCCGCCGCGCCGGCGTTGATGTGGATCGCCGTGCCGCCCGCGAAGTCGATCGCCTTGATGCCGTTGGCGATCCACCCGCCGTGCGGGGAGACGACGCCGTCCAGGGAGAAGACCCAGTGCGCCGCCGGGAAGTAGACGACCAGCGCCCACACCGCCGCGAAGACGCACCACGCCGAGAACTTCGCGCGGTCGGCGATGGCGCCGGAGATCAGGGCGACCGCGATGATCGCGAAGGCCGCCTGGAAGCCGGCGAAGACCGTCGACGGCACGGTGCCGACGACCGAGGCCGGGTCGAGCATGTGGTTGAGCCCGGCGAACTCGAGGGGGTTGCCGAGCACGCCGCCGATGCTGTCGCCGAAGGCCATCGAGTAGCCGACGAGGATCCACAGCACCCCGACGATCCCCATCGCGGCGAAGCTCATCATCATCATGTTGAGCACGCTCTTGGAGCGCACCATGCCGCCGTAGAAGAAGGCGAGACCGGGGGTCATGAGCAGCACCAGCGCGGCACTGACCAGGACCCAGGCGGTGTCGCCGGTGTTGATCGCGTCCATGTCGATCACTGTGCCGACGCCGCGTTTCGGCGCGCGGCGCCCCCGTGTTTCCGGTGCGTAACGGAGGGGCCTGCCCGGTTACGCCTTCGTGACGGGGCGGACGGCGCGCCCGCCCGACCGCTCAGGCCGGGCGCCCGCCCAGGTGACCGCCCATCGGCGGGACGAGCCGCGCGTCCGCGCCCGCGGCCCGCATCGCCAGCCCGATCGAGTCGACGGTGTCGTGGGCGTTGAGCCCGGAGGGGTTGGGCAGCACGTGGACGACGGCGCCGTGCCATGGTTCGGCCTGCCGACCCCGCTCGACCTCCTTGCGCCCGAACGCGATCCGGTAGGTCGTGATCCCCGCGAAGGCCACCACCGTCGGCCTGCGCCGCTCCACCAGCGCCGCGAGCCGGTCCACGCCGGCCCGCAGCTCCTCGGGGGTCACCTCGTCGCCTCGGGCGGTGGCGCGGGCGACGAGGTTCGTCATACCGATCCCCCTGTGCTCCAGCAGGACCCGGTCCGCGGGAGCCAGCCCGGCGCTCACGTCCACGACGCGCGGCAGCAGCCCGGCCCGGTGCAGCGCCGGCCAGAACCTGTTGCCCGGCCGCGCGTAGTGCGCGTCCACCGCGCCGGACCACAGCGAGGGGTTGATCCCGACGAAGAGCAGCCGCAGCGGGTCCGGCAGCAGGTCCGCGATGACTCTCCCCCGGGCGTCCTCGCGCTCGCGCGGGGTGGGCCTGCGGCCCGTCACGTATGGCGAAGAGCCCGCCGCGCCAGGCGACGGGCTCCCGCTGGGTGGGCCGCTGACCATCGGCTCAGGCGACGATGGCGTCGACGAACGCGACGGGGTCGAAGGGGGCGAGGTCGTCGGGGCCCTCGCCGAGGCCCACGAGCTTGACGGGCACGCCGAGGGCCCGCTGGATGGCCACGACGATGCCGCCCTTGGCGGTGCCGTCGAGCTTGGTGAGGGCGATGCCGGTGATCGCGACCTCCTTGGCGAAGGCCTCGGCCTGCTTCAGGCCGTTCTGCCCGGTGGTGGCGTCGAGGACGAGGATGACCTCGTCGACCTCGGAGGTCTTCTCGACGACGCGCCTGATCTTGCCGAGCTCGTCCATGAGGCCGACCTTGTTGTGCAGCCGGCCGGCGGTGTCGAGGATCACGACGTCGGCCCCCTGCTCGATGCCCGCCTTGACGGCGTCGAAGGCCACCGAGGCGGGGTCGGCGCCGTCGCGGTGCGACCGCACCGTGGCGACGCCCACGCGCTCGCCCCAGGTCTGCAGCTGGTCGGCGGCGGCGGCCCGGAAGGTGTCCGCGGCCCCGAGGACCACCTCGCGGTCCTCGGCGACGAGGACGCGGGCGAGCTTGCCCACGGTGGTGGTCTTGCCGGTGCCGTTGACCCCGACGACCATGACCACGGCGGGTCGGTCGCCGCGGCGCGAAGAGGCGATGCGGCGGTCCATGGTGGGGTCGACCAGGGTCAGCAGGTCGCTGCGGAGCAACTCGCGCGCCTCGGCCTCGTCGGTGGTGCCGTCCACCTTGACGTGGGTGCGCAGCGTGGCGACCAGCTCGGAGGTGGCCTGCACCCCGAGGTCGGAGGCGAGCAGGGTGTCCTCGACCTCCTCCCAGGCCTCCTCGTCCAGCTTGCCGCTGGACAGCAGCGACAGCAGCGCGCGGCCGAAGGCGGTGTTGGAGCGTGCGAGACGCGAGCGCAGCTGGTGCATGCGCCCGCGCGCGGAGCCGGGTCGGGCGGTGCCGACGTCGAGGCCCTCGTCGGCGCCGAGGGGGGCGGCGTCCCGGTCCCCCGGCTCGAGGGTGGTGTCGTGGCGGTCGAGCCCGGCGGGGTCCGTGTCGGGGGCGGTAGCGGTGGGGGTGGTGTCGGAGGCGGTGGCGGGTACGGCCCGGTCGCCCTCGTCCGTGGTGGCGGTGTCGCCCGCGCGCGTCGCACCGGCCCCGGCGCCCGGCATACGCTCCCCCTCGCCCGGTGGGGTCCCGGACCGGGCCGGAGCCTTGGGCTCGAGCACGTCGCCCCAGGTGGGGGCCGGTGCGTCCCGGCGAGGTGCGGGTCGGGTGGGGGCGGGCGCCTTGGGCGCCTCCTTGGTCTTGCCGCCGCGGCCGCGCACGAGGCCGACGATGGCGACGACGGCGACCACGAGGATGCCGACGACGATGAGCAGGTAGTCCTGGAGGGTGTCCACGGCGTCATCCTCGCAAAGGTCGGCGCCCGGCTCCTAGTTGCGCCCGTGGGGGGAGCCTCAGCGGGAGGCGCCGACCTTCTCCCGCATGTCGGCGACCCGCTCCTGACCCTCCGCGGTCAGCAGGGTGTCGCCCTCGCGGACGGCCGGGATCGTCACGAGCGCGACGACGACGACGGCCAGGGCCAGGGCGAGCAGCATGCCAAGAATCACGACGACCATGGTCCTAGTCTCCCCTGCCGCGGCGGCTCACCGCACGCGAACTCGCGCGGCCGCAGCCCAACCGTGATCACGTTGCGCCAACCGGGTGAGGCTGGGCGGCGTCGGCTCCCGGCCCCTGCTCAGCCTCCTCGATGCCGGCCACGTCCTGCACCCGCTGGGAGACCACGGTGGTCACGCCGTCGCCCCGCATGGTGACGCCGTAGAGCGCGTCGGCGACCTCCATCGTGCGCTTCTGGTGGGTGATGACGATCAGCTGGCTGGAGCCGCGCAGCTCTTCGAAGATGTCGATGAGCCGGCCGAGGTTGGCGTCGTCCAGCGCGGCCTCGACCTCGTCCATGATGTAGAACGGGCTCGGCCGGGCCTTGAAGATCGCCACCAGCAGCGCCACCGCGACCAGCGAGCGCTCGCCGCCGGACAGCAGCGACAGGCGCTTGATCTTCTTGCCGGGCGGCCGCGCCTCGACCTCGATCCCGGTGGTGAGCATGTCGCCGGGGTCCGTGAGCAGCAGCCGGCCCTCGCCCCCGGGGAAGAGGCGCGAGAAGACCCCCACGAACTCGCGAGCCGTGTCCTCGAAGGCTTCGGCAAAGACCCGCTGGACCCGCTCGTCGACCTCCTTGACGATGTCGAGCAGGTCCCGCCTGGACTTCTTGAGGTCGTCGAGCTGCTCGGTGAGGAAGGTGTGCCGCTCCTCGAGCGCCGCGAACTCCTCCAGTGCCAGCGGGTTGACCCGGCCCAGCGCCGACAGTCCGCGCTCGGCCTTGCGCAGCCGCTTCTCCTGCTCGTCGCGGACGTAGGGGACGGTGCGCGGCTCCGCGGACCCGTCGTCCTCCGCGGGTGCGGGCGGGTCGAGCACGGGCACCGGCTGGTGCGGGCCGTACTCCTCCACCAGGACGTCCGGCTCGATCCCGAGCTCCTCCACGGCGCGGGTCTGCAGCTGCTCGATGCGCAGCCGCTGC contains:
- a CDS encoding amidohydrolase family protein, with protein sequence MSPAPLHLTGPVLVGPDDVRDELWVVDGRITFTPPAGECTTVAGWVLPGLVDAHCHVGLDQRGPVDAETAEQQITADRAAGTLLIRDAGSPSDTRWVDDREDLPVVVRAGRHIARTRRYIRNYADEVEPDQLVAAVRTQARRGDGWVKLVGDWIDRSTGDLAPCWPQEAVTAAIAAAHEEGARVTAHCFGEEVLPQLAAAGIDCVEHATGLRDEVVDDFARQGIAIVPTLVNIATFPQIAEPARAKFPDYHRHMLDLHARRHETVRAAWEAGVPIYVGTDAGGSLPHGLVGSEARELRQAGMPAAAVLESITWGARRWLGRPGLEEGAPADLCVYDEDPREVLDVLAFPRVVVLRGTVVAGDAHA
- a CDS encoding glycoside hydrolase family 26 protein; this encodes MPPDARSPLARRSLLALVALATGAVVTSPASLPAAAGDPVSGVGAATRPAAVVTAPLALGAYSQGMDRDPRVLDRTAAAVGRPMAIASVFRGRGDDPYWPYPSDRAMGATRTLLVAWSLEDYGSYAYWASGRGDAVLRAKARDLRAYGRPVVLRPWAEMNADWVAHQPTTGPAKSRGGTPAEFKAAWRRAVTIFRQERATNVRWAFNPTTDTYAGTTDVRAIYPGDDVVDILGLDGYNWGTTRTANLGWRSFHDVYATQYTRLVTLAPRKPVWICEISSADPAAAGVSRTTVTAPRGQSKATWWQDAFTRLRYGYRNVQAVVLFDVDKERNWRVGSSPAATTGLRTAVATPILKLRSP
- the ffh gene encoding signal recognition particle protein produces the protein MFTSLSDRLTDTFRHLRSKGRITESDVNSTIRDIRVALLDADVALPVVRHFTAAVRERALGAEVHEALNPAQQVVKIVNEELVEILGGQTRRIEFAKQPPTVIMLAGLQGSGKTTLAGKLGHWLKEQGHTPMLVAADLQRPNAVTQLQVVGERAGIPVYAPERGNVSGYDAAIETGLGTTGYGDPIAVARGGVAEAQRQQRDVVIVDTAGRLAIDEALMQQAADIRAAISPDEVLFVIDAMIGQAAVETAEAFQRGVAFTGVVLSKLDGDARGGAALSVAQSTGRPIMFASTGEGVKDFEVFHPDRMASRILDMGDVLTLIEQAEKAFDRRQADEMARKFMAEEDFTFDDFLQQMAAIKKMGNLKSMLGMMPGMNQMRDAINALDEREFDRVEAMVRSMTPFERTHPKQINGSRRARIARGSGVQVSEVNSLLERFGEAQKMMKQMRRGGGMPGLPGGGKKGKQAPQRKKGKSGNPAKRAEQERAAAEKAQAARGSSFGSAFGDGTGAGDVDMSQLPKGFDSFLGR
- a CDS encoding glycosyltransferase family 2 protein, giving the protein MSSTLASPSPVTTDRVVTADPVDLVDPVSPVVAPHPATPSSAPQLGRVHVLVPAHNEEAGIRTTLLALRDQTYQPHTVTVIADNCPDATVEIARAMGVTVVETVGNTDKKAGALNQVLDTLLPTLGEEDLVFVQDADSALEAHFLENAAGYLTRHTHLGAVGGTFRAQPAVQRERDRRREPAADRLSRMAWNANSRFLQHLQDNEYARYARDVRRLDGKCLVVTGTAAMFRATMLQELSRARLDRRLPQGDGRGGIYDPRVLTEDNELSFAIMHLGYELLAPPNCLLTTEAMATWRELWQQRLRWKRGAVENCVQSALPG